Proteins encoded in a region of the Streptomyces sp. NBC_01298 genome:
- a CDS encoding iron-containing redox enzyme family protein, protein MTLTPTTTPGTSAPPPAPGPRLADGRGELSDSVIAALTSGAPPVYAPGTVLKADPWGEDLQLALYLLYEPHYRGFEGVDDAREWDPDLLRLRRTLEDRFLHALHAELSDGPRSVEDALAPLLVEPVDLSDSLSHHLETEGELWQLREYAALRSLYHLKEADPHVWVIPRLTGRAKAAMVAIEYDEFGAGHADRIHARLFADLMTDLDLDPAYGRYVEQAPASLLATVNLMSLFGLHRALRGALVGHFACVEVTSSPGSRRLANAMRRCGAGPAAEHFYAEHVEADAVHEQVVRHEVIGGLLADEPGLEPDVAFGCAATVLLEDRLATHIRTAWTRGASALRTPLPGHVTTA, encoded by the coding sequence ATGACCCTGACGCCCACGACCACGCCCGGCACCAGTGCCCCGCCCCCCGCCCCCGGTCCCCGCCTCGCGGACGGGCGGGGCGAACTCTCCGACTCCGTGATCGCGGCCCTGACATCGGGGGCCCCACCGGTGTACGCCCCCGGCACGGTGCTGAAGGCGGATCCGTGGGGCGAGGACCTGCAGCTCGCCCTCTACCTGCTGTACGAACCGCACTACCGGGGCTTCGAGGGAGTGGACGACGCCCGGGAATGGGACCCTGACCTGCTGCGGCTGCGCCGGACTCTGGAAGACCGGTTCCTGCACGCCCTGCACGCGGAACTCTCCGACGGGCCCAGATCGGTGGAGGACGCCCTCGCCCCGCTCCTGGTAGAACCCGTGGACCTCTCCGACAGCCTCAGCCACCACCTCGAAACCGAGGGCGAGCTCTGGCAACTGCGCGAGTACGCGGCCCTCCGCTCCCTCTACCACCTCAAGGAGGCCGACCCGCACGTGTGGGTGATCCCCCGGCTGACCGGCCGGGCGAAGGCCGCGATGGTGGCCATCGAGTACGACGAGTTCGGAGCCGGGCATGCCGACCGCATCCACGCGCGGCTCTTCGCGGACCTCATGACCGACCTCGACCTCGATCCCGCGTACGGCCGCTACGTGGAACAGGCCCCGGCGTCCCTGCTCGCGACCGTGAACCTGATGTCCCTCTTCGGTCTGCACCGGGCCCTTCGCGGCGCGCTCGTCGGGCACTTCGCGTGCGTCGAGGTCACCTCTTCCCCCGGCTCCAGGCGCCTGGCCAACGCCATGCGGCGCTGCGGGGCCGGGCCGGCCGCCGAGCACTTCTACGCCGAGCACGTCGAGGCCGACGCGGTGCACGAGCAGGTCGTGCGCCACGAGGTCATCGGAGGACTGCTGGCCGACGAGCCGGGGCTGGAACCCGATGTCGCCTTCGGCTGCGCGGCGACCGTCCTCCTGGAGGACCGCCTCGCGACCCACATCCGTACGGCGTGGACGCGGGGAGCCAGCGCCCTGCGCACGCCTCTGCCCGGCCACGTCACCACCGCATAG
- a CDS encoding CDGSH iron-sulfur domain-containing protein, translating to MPESADDTGADRPRRAAFSEAGARRVSVEPGGPVMVEGPVEIALEDGTVARSDRFVVAVCTCRRSRTYPWCDTSHRRRERPAPPDDRSP from the coding sequence GTGCCCGAATCCGCTGACGACACCGGCGCCGACCGCCCTCGCCGCGCCGCGTTCAGTGAGGCGGGCGCACGTCGGGTGTCGGTCGAGCCCGGTGGCCCGGTCATGGTGGAGGGCCCCGTGGAGATCGCCCTCGAAGACGGGACGGTGGCCCGGTCCGACCGGTTCGTCGTCGCGGTGTGCACGTGCCGCCGCAGCCGCACCTACCCCTGGTGCGACACCAGCCACCGTCGCCGTGAACGACCGGCGCCGCCCGACGACAGGAGCCCTTGA
- a CDS encoding carboxylate-amine ligase: MITVGVEEEYVLVDPVTGLPASRVEDVRRTAGLGPLADRAEVQDELLQAQIEVATPVCSSLDEVGGHLLRLRHAVASAAEANGCRIAATGTAPFRGALPVPVTPTRRYLRMEGEARQLVDEHLICGMHVHVAIPDAETGIAVMNRIRGWLPALLAMSGNSPLWDGRDTGFASWRTIIFGRWPVSGPPPVFDGFTDYERRLEALVESGMIADRGQVYWQARLSDRYPTIEVRCLDVQLRPDDAVMLAGIVRALVATAIAEEKAGAPLSMGDQELLQAGNWHAARHGLNRTLLDPYGHPHSSGDVLCSLLRHITPALEEAGDLREVSALVHRLLREGTPADRQRRAWAEGGLPGLLALITSATSVA; encoded by the coding sequence GTGATCACGGTCGGCGTCGAAGAAGAGTACGTACTGGTGGACCCGGTGACCGGGCTGCCGGCGTCCCGGGTGGAGGATGTCCGCCGCACAGCGGGGCTCGGTCCGCTCGCCGACCGGGCCGAGGTCCAGGACGAGCTGCTCCAGGCCCAGATCGAGGTGGCCACTCCCGTCTGTTCGAGCCTGGACGAGGTGGGCGGCCACCTGTTGCGCTTGCGCCATGCGGTGGCCTCCGCCGCGGAGGCGAACGGCTGCCGGATCGCCGCCACGGGTACGGCACCCTTCCGGGGGGCGCTGCCCGTACCCGTGACCCCGACCCGGCGCTACCTGCGCATGGAGGGGGAAGCGCGGCAGCTGGTCGACGAGCATCTGATCTGCGGCATGCACGTCCACGTGGCCATCCCCGACGCCGAAACAGGCATCGCGGTCATGAACCGGATCCGTGGCTGGCTGCCCGCACTGCTCGCCATGTCCGGCAACTCACCTCTGTGGGATGGGCGGGACACCGGTTTCGCCAGCTGGCGAACCATCATCTTCGGACGCTGGCCGGTGAGCGGCCCGCCGCCCGTCTTCGACGGCTTCACCGACTACGAACGGCGCCTGGAAGCCCTGGTGGAGTCCGGAATGATCGCCGACCGCGGTCAGGTGTACTGGCAGGCCCGTCTCTCCGACCGCTACCCCACCATCGAGGTGCGCTGCCTGGACGTCCAGCTCCGGCCCGATGACGCCGTCATGCTCGCCGGCATCGTACGGGCGCTGGTCGCGACGGCGATCGCGGAGGAGAAGGCGGGCGCACCCCTGAGCATGGGCGACCAGGAACTCCTGCAAGCCGGAAACTGGCACGCGGCCCGGCACGGACTGAACCGGACCCTGCTGGATCCGTACGGCCACCCGCACAGCAGCGGAGACGTGCTCTGCTCCCTCCTGCGCCACATCACCCCGGCGCTGGAGGAAGCCGGTGATCTCCGGGAGGTCAGCGCCCTGGTCCACCGGCTCCTGCGGGAGGGCACCCCCGCCGACCGCCAACGCCGCGCCTGGGCCGAAGGGGGACTGCCCGGACTGCTCGCCCTGATCACCAGTGCGACTTCCGTGGCCTGA
- a CDS encoding NAD(P)/FAD-dependent oxidoreductase — MTRPRIVVVGAGFAGVACVRRLERTLSPGEAEILLVTPFSYQLYLPLLPQVASGVLTPQSVAVSLRRSRRHRTRIVPGGAVGVDTRAKVCVIRKITGELVDQPYDHLVLAPGSVTRTFDIPGLAEHGRGMKTLAEAAHLRDHVIAQLDLADAAAPGSAERASRLGFVVVGGGYAGTETAAALERLTKNAVSRYPRLERREITWHLVDVAPKLMPELGDRLGRAALDVLRGRGIEVSLGVSVAKAGPEDVTLTDGRVLPCRTLVWTAGVAASPLIATLGAETAKSGRLVVAPDLRVPGAEGAFALGDAAAVPDLAGGGDGAVCPPTAQHAERQGRVAADNLVATLRGTPPRPYVHKDLGLVVDLGGRDGVSRPLGIDLRGMPAQAVARGYHWAALRTGAAKTRVMTNWLLNAVAGDDFVRTGFQTYKPGTLRDFEHTDQYLAPEEVRARTAAGGA, encoded by the coding sequence ATGACACGACCGAGGATCGTGGTCGTCGGCGCGGGCTTCGCCGGCGTCGCCTGCGTACGCCGCCTGGAGCGGACGCTGTCACCCGGGGAGGCGGAGATCCTGCTGGTCACTCCGTTCTCCTACCAGCTCTACCTGCCCCTGCTCCCGCAGGTGGCCTCCGGGGTGCTCACACCCCAGTCCGTGGCGGTGTCACTGCGCCGCAGCCGCCGCCACCGGACCCGCATCGTGCCCGGCGGGGCCGTGGGCGTCGACACCCGGGCCAAGGTCTGCGTCATCCGGAAGATCACCGGGGAGCTGGTGGACCAGCCGTACGACCACCTGGTGCTCGCCCCGGGGAGCGTGACCCGCACCTTCGACATCCCGGGCCTGGCGGAGCACGGCCGCGGCATGAAGACGCTGGCCGAGGCGGCCCACTTGCGCGACCACGTCATCGCCCAGCTCGACCTGGCCGACGCCGCCGCACCGGGCTCGGCGGAGCGGGCCTCGCGGCTCGGCTTCGTCGTGGTGGGAGGCGGCTACGCGGGCACGGAGACGGCCGCCGCCCTGGAGCGGCTCACCAAGAACGCCGTCAGCCGCTACCCCCGCCTGGAGCGGCGCGAGATCACCTGGCACCTCGTGGACGTGGCCCCGAAGCTGATGCCGGAGCTCGGCGACCGGCTGGGCCGGGCCGCCCTCGACGTGCTGCGCGGCCGCGGCATCGAGGTCTCGCTCGGCGTCTCCGTCGCGAAGGCGGGCCCCGAGGACGTCACGCTCACCGACGGGCGTGTACTGCCCTGCCGCACCCTCGTCTGGACGGCCGGGGTCGCCGCGAGCCCGCTCATCGCCACGCTGGGCGCCGAGACCGCCAAGAGCGGCCGGCTCGTCGTCGCCCCGGACCTGCGGGTGCCGGGGGCGGAGGGCGCGTTCGCGCTCGGTGACGCCGCCGCCGTGCCCGACCTGGCCGGCGGCGGGGACGGCGCGGTGTGCCCGCCCACCGCACAGCACGCGGAGCGCCAGGGCAGGGTCGCCGCCGACAACCTCGTCGCCACGCTGCGGGGCACGCCGCCGCGCCCGTACGTCCACAAGGACCTCGGCCTCGTCGTGGACCTCGGCGGCCGCGACGGCGTCTCCCGCCCGCTCGGCATCGACCTGCGCGGCATGCCCGCCCAGGCCGTGGCCCGCGGCTACCACTGGGCGGCGCTGCGCACCGGCGCCGCGAAGACCCGGGTGATGACGAACTGGCTCCTGAACGCCGTGGCCGGTGACGACTTCGTCCGGACCGGCTTCCAGACGTACAAGCCGGGAACGCTGCGCGACTTCGAGCACACCGATCAGTACCTCGCCCCGGAGGAGGTACGGGCCCGCACGGCGGCCGGCGGAGCCTGA
- a CDS encoding VOC family protein gives MTRDLDSARRFYGSVLGWTFRGTHFGERFALAHRDGAPVAGFGMLADDLSLPAAWTPYFAADDADLAAARIRERGATVAVGPLAFGAGRAVLAADPAGAVFGLWQGAVLRDWRVGRGPAPAWLELRTRDAFAAAIFYGEVLDWAGEGPGACAAAFEHDHVVLRHGNDTVARISGGAVDEDPDPHVRPRWHVHFRVPDLEAAVTAATSAGGRPVSPVETSAADRWITLRDPEGGLFTILAPQG, from the coding sequence ATGACCCGGGATCTCGATTCCGCCCGGCGGTTCTACGGCTCGGTACTGGGGTGGACCTTCCGCGGCACCCATTTCGGTGAGCGGTTCGCGCTCGCCCACCGTGACGGCGCTCCGGTCGCCGGCTTCGGGATGCTCGCCGACGATCTGTCACTGCCCGCCGCTTGGACACCGTATTTCGCCGCCGACGACGCCGACCTCGCCGCCGCCCGCATCCGCGAGCGCGGTGCGACCGTGGCCGTCGGCCCCCTGGCCTTCGGCGCGGGCCGGGCCGTACTGGCCGCCGACCCCGCCGGGGCGGTGTTCGGGCTCTGGCAGGGCGCGGTCCTGCGGGACTGGCGTGTGGGCCGCGGCCCTGCTCCGGCCTGGCTGGAGCTCCGTACGCGTGACGCCTTCGCGGCCGCCATCTTCTACGGGGAGGTCCTGGACTGGGCCGGCGAGGGACCCGGGGCCTGCGCCGCGGCCTTCGAACACGACCACGTCGTCCTGCGCCACGGCAATGACACGGTCGCACGGATCAGCGGCGGAGCGGTGGACGAGGACCCCGACCCGCACGTGCGGCCCCGGTGGCACGTCCATTTCCGGGTGCCCGACCTGGAGGCCGCCGTCACGGCCGCGACCAGCGCGGGCGGGCGGCCCGTCTCCCCCGTGGAAACCTCCGCGGCCGACCGGTGGATCACCCTCCGAGACCCCGAGGGGGGCCTGTTCACCATCCTGGCACCGCAGGGGTGA
- a CDS encoding PRC-barrel domain-containing protein, whose amino-acid sequence MSEFDIWGYRPETGHQEGAEIIGYKVEAKDGSIGKVSKHSEAVGASYLVVDTGVWIFGKHVLLPAGTIGMIDLVEEKVYVDRTKEQIKDAPEFDDAKHGGDPSYLERFARYYGMPHM is encoded by the coding sequence GTGAGTGAGTTCGACATCTGGGGCTACCGTCCGGAGACCGGCCATCAGGAGGGCGCCGAAATCATCGGCTACAAGGTCGAGGCCAAGGACGGCAGCATCGGTAAGGTCAGCAAGCACTCCGAGGCGGTCGGTGCCTCCTACCTCGTCGTCGACACCGGAGTGTGGATCTTCGGCAAGCACGTGCTGCTGCCCGCCGGAACGATCGGCATGATCGACCTCGTGGAGGAGAAGGTCTACGTCGACCGGACGAAGGAGCAGATCAAGGACGCCCCCGAATTCGACGACGCCAAGCACGGAGGCGACCCCTCCTACCTGGAGCGGTTCGCCCGCTACTACGGCATGCCGCACATGTAG
- a CDS encoding DUF6480 family protein, whose amino-acid sequence MTEFPQPEPARDDTSQGSEGGVRPEETPPGESSTGSGAGPYRPLTRGWGKGPLVLICLLAVVVALFFLAYAVMLNL is encoded by the coding sequence ATGACCGAATTCCCACAGCCGGAGCCGGCACGCGACGACACGAGCCAGGGCTCGGAGGGCGGCGTACGCCCCGAGGAGACACCGCCCGGCGAGTCGAGCACCGGGTCCGGGGCAGGTCCCTATCGCCCCCTCACCCGCGGCTGGGGAAAGGGGCCGCTCGTACTGATCTGCCTGCTGGCTGTCGTGGTGGCCCTGTTCTTCCTCGCCTACGCCGTCATGCTGAACCTGTAA
- a CDS encoding phosphoketolase family protein, with product MTPSEQPLQQNDRSPATRGPATRGPDTRSPYARAADYVAAALIFLQDNVLLEEPLRPEHVKPRLLGHWGTCPGITAVYRALNVLIRERGADVLLITGPGHGAPAVHANLWLEGTHGDRDPELARTGPGLRELARRYCAPDGFPSHLSPAVPGTLHEGGELGYALATAFGAALDAPDRIVACIVGDGEAETGPTAGAWHSTKYLDPVTGGAVLPFLHLNGFKISSPTVFATMSDGELDALFRGYGWDPRIVDVTGDPPGEPLTAAVLDAYGAIRELQRRARNGDRPSLPAWPMIVLRSLKGRGAPEEVEGTAIEGTFHAHQVPLPEAREDPVQLRALEDWLRSYRPRELFDAQGRPTAGVLAAIPEGDARIGAQPAANGGTLRRPLDLPPLEPHAVHTGEGPGKMTASPTRVLGGWLADLMRNTAVSRDFRIVSPDELASNKLDAVLATSGRAYQWPAEEYSEDLTRSGRVMEVLSEHNCQGWLQGYLLTGRHGLFPTYEAFAAIVDSMANQHAKWLKMSREVPWRAPVSSLTYLLSSEGWRQEHNGYSHQGPGFISNLLNRKSTVTGVYLPPDANTLLVTMERLLDETGKINAVVAGKHEAAQWLDLDAARAHCRAGASAWAWAGTYGGRDPEVVLACAGGIPTVESLAAAELLRRDLPDARIRFVNVVDLCGLAPPDQHPQGMPDEEFQRLFGGTTPVVFDFHGYPSAVHQLLHGRPNPDRFHVRGYVEEGTTTTPYDLLALNGTTRQDIAAAVLEHLPAHAGRARRLAARYGEHRDRLRKELRGTGVDPAEITEWKWGA from the coding sequence GTGACCCCCTCCGAACAGCCCCTCCAGCAGAACGACCGGAGCCCTGCCACCCGAGGTCCTGCCACCCGAGGTCCTGACACCCGGAGTCCTTACGCGAGGGCAGCCGACTACGTGGCGGCAGCCCTGATCTTCCTCCAGGACAACGTCCTTCTGGAGGAGCCGCTGCGGCCGGAACACGTCAAACCGCGGCTGCTCGGGCACTGGGGCACCTGCCCGGGCATCACCGCCGTGTACCGCGCCCTCAACGTCCTGATCCGGGAGCGCGGCGCCGACGTCCTCCTGATCACCGGGCCGGGCCACGGGGCGCCCGCCGTGCACGCCAACCTGTGGCTCGAAGGCACCCACGGGGACCGGGACCCGGAGCTGGCCAGGACAGGGCCCGGCCTGCGCGAACTGGCGCGGCGCTACTGCGCCCCGGACGGCTTTCCGAGCCACCTCTCCCCGGCGGTACCGGGCACGCTCCACGAGGGCGGCGAACTCGGCTACGCCCTGGCGACGGCCTTCGGTGCCGCCCTGGACGCCCCTGACCGGATCGTCGCCTGCATCGTGGGCGACGGCGAGGCGGAGACCGGTCCCACCGCCGGGGCCTGGCACTCCACCAAGTACCTCGACCCGGTGACCGGGGGAGCGGTCCTGCCCTTCCTGCACCTCAACGGGTTCAAGATCTCCTCGCCGACGGTCTTCGCGACGATGTCGGACGGGGAACTGGACGCGCTCTTCCGCGGCTACGGCTGGGACCCGCGGATCGTGGACGTCACCGGCGACCCGCCGGGAGAGCCCCTGACGGCCGCCGTCCTCGACGCGTACGGCGCCATCCGCGAGCTCCAGCGCCGTGCCCGAAACGGTGACCGGCCGTCCCTCCCCGCCTGGCCCATGATCGTGCTGCGCAGCCTCAAGGGCCGGGGCGCCCCCGAGGAGGTCGAGGGGACGGCGATCGAGGGGACCTTCCACGCCCACCAGGTGCCCCTGCCCGAGGCCCGAGAGGACCCCGTACAGCTACGAGCACTCGAAGACTGGCTGCGTTCCTACCGGCCCCGCGAACTGTTCGACGCACAGGGGCGGCCCACGGCCGGGGTGCTCGCCGCGATCCCCGAGGGGGACGCTCGCATCGGTGCCCAGCCCGCGGCGAACGGCGGCACCCTGCGCCGCCCCCTCGATCTGCCGCCGCTCGAACCGCACGCCGTCCACACCGGCGAGGGCCCCGGGAAGATGACGGCGAGCCCCACCCGGGTCCTGGGCGGCTGGCTGGCCGACCTCATGCGGAACACGGCAGTGAGCCGGGACTTCCGCATCGTCTCGCCGGACGAACTGGCCTCCAACAAACTCGACGCGGTACTCGCCACCAGCGGGCGCGCGTACCAATGGCCGGCCGAGGAGTACTCCGAGGACCTGACCCGGTCGGGAAGGGTGATGGAGGTACTGTCCGAACACAACTGCCAGGGCTGGCTCCAGGGCTATCTGCTCACCGGCCGGCACGGCCTCTTCCCCACCTACGAAGCCTTCGCGGCCATCGTCGACAGCATGGCCAACCAGCACGCGAAGTGGCTGAAGATGTCCCGGGAGGTCCCCTGGCGCGCGCCGGTCAGCAGCCTCACCTATCTCCTCAGCAGTGAGGGCTGGCGCCAGGAACACAACGGATACAGCCACCAGGGACCGGGATTCATCAGCAACCTGCTGAACCGGAAGAGCACCGTCACCGGCGTCTACCTGCCGCCCGACGCCAACACCCTGCTCGTCACCATGGAACGTCTCCTGGACGAGACGGGAAAGATCAACGCCGTGGTGGCGGGAAAGCACGAGGCCGCCCAGTGGCTCGACCTCGACGCCGCCCGCGCCCACTGCCGGGCCGGCGCGTCGGCCTGGGCATGGGCGGGTACTTACGGGGGCCGGGACCCGGAGGTCGTCCTCGCCTGCGCCGGAGGCATTCCCACCGTCGAATCGCTGGCCGCCGCCGAACTCCTGCGGCGCGACCTCCCCGATGCCCGGATCCGCTTCGTCAACGTCGTCGACCTGTGCGGCCTGGCACCGCCGGACCAGCACCCCCAGGGCATGCCTGACGAGGAGTTCCAGAGGCTGTTCGGCGGCACGACCCCCGTCGTCTTCGACTTCCACGGCTACCCGTCCGCCGTCCACCAACTGCTGCACGGGCGGCCGAACCCCGACCGCTTCCACGTCCGCGGATACGTCGAGGAGGGCACCACGACCACCCCGTACGACCTGCTCGCGCTCAACGGGACGACCCGTCAGGACATCGCCGCCGCCGTCCTGGAGCACCTGCCCGCCCACGCGGGCAGGGCCCGCCGACTCGCCGCGCGGTACGGGGAGCACCGCGACCGGCTCCGGAAGGAACTGCGCGGCACCGGTGTGGACCCGGCGGAGATCACCGAATGGAAGTGGGGGGCGTGA
- a CDS encoding HemK2/MTQ2 family protein methyltransferase: MTSAALPGRLLAPQGVYQPQADTRLLADALAREDIGPRTDLLEIGTGTGALALHAAKRGARVTAVDVSWRAVATARWNARKLRLPLRVLHGDFEARTVGRRFDVVVSNPPYVPAPGSRLPTHGPARAWDAGLDGRAVIDRICAGAPALLRPGGVLLMVHSGMCGAGKTLARLTGAGMTAEVTAKAEVPWGPVLRSRRAWLEQRGLADAAEQWEELVVIRARIR; the protein is encoded by the coding sequence CTGACCTCGGCTGCGTTGCCCGGCCGCCTCTTGGCCCCGCAGGGCGTCTACCAGCCGCAGGCCGATACCCGGCTCCTTGCCGATGCCCTCGCGCGCGAGGACATCGGCCCCCGGACCGACCTCCTGGAGATCGGAACGGGTACGGGCGCACTGGCCCTGCACGCCGCGAAGAGGGGCGCCCGCGTCACGGCGGTCGACGTGTCCTGGCGGGCGGTGGCCACGGCCCGGTGGAACGCCCGGAAGCTCAGGCTTCCCCTCAGGGTGCTCCACGGAGACTTCGAGGCACGCACGGTGGGACGCCGATTCGACGTGGTCGTCTCGAACCCCCCGTACGTCCCGGCTCCGGGGAGCCGGCTGCCGACCCACGGACCTGCGCGCGCTTGGGACGCGGGACTCGACGGACGGGCGGTCATCGACCGCATCTGTGCGGGCGCCCCGGCCCTCCTGCGGCCCGGCGGGGTCCTGCTCATGGTCCACTCGGGCATGTGCGGGGCGGGAAAGACCCTCGCCCGGCTCACCGGCGCGGGGATGACCGCGGAGGTCACCGCGAAGGCCGAGGTGCCCTGGGGGCCCGTCCTGCGCTCACGCCGGGCCTGGCTGGAGCAGAGGGGTCTGGCGGACGCGGCGGAGCAATGGGAAGAGTTGGTGGTCATCCGTGCCCGAATCCGCTGA
- a CDS encoding AraC family transcriptional regulator, with protein MESLLFDSGDLEATQEFLSSAYTPMRIGGRPADTRARIFRRAVGGLSVDQLALGYTMAYDADCLGKVCLVTMHAGTIVDTTGGREEVFGPGETFLLAPHDRPYAGQVREARYTITMFDPRLLGRVSSLPAGRGVRITGARPTAPAANRQLGAAVAYLRDHVLDEAAASGDGNRLVVSTAAQHLAATVLATLPNTTYAERRDPRDGRDAGSGTWRRAVEFIEANAHRDIALADIAASIPVTPRAVQYAFTRHAGTTPLGHLRRVRLARAHAELLAADPASGATVSGVAARWGFAHQGRFAAAYRQVYEVAPSVTLGTR; from the coding sequence GTGGAGAGCCTGCTTTTCGACAGCGGAGACCTGGAGGCCACGCAGGAGTTCCTGTCCTCGGCCTACACCCCCATGCGGATCGGCGGCCGCCCCGCGGACACGCGTGCGCGGATCTTCCGTAGAGCGGTGGGCGGGCTGAGCGTGGACCAGCTGGCGCTCGGATACACCATGGCCTACGACGCGGACTGTCTCGGCAAGGTGTGCCTGGTGACGATGCACGCCGGGACGATCGTGGACACCACCGGCGGCCGGGAGGAGGTGTTCGGCCCGGGCGAGACCTTCCTCCTGGCCCCCCACGACCGGCCGTACGCGGGACAGGTCCGGGAGGCCCGGTACACGATCACGATGTTCGATCCCCGGCTCCTGGGCCGGGTCTCCTCCCTGCCGGCGGGCCGAGGGGTGCGGATCACCGGAGCCCGGCCGACCGCACCGGCCGCGAACCGGCAGCTGGGCGCGGCCGTCGCCTATCTGCGCGACCACGTGCTGGACGAGGCCGCCGCGTCCGGCGACGGCAACCGACTGGTGGTCTCCACGGCTGCCCAGCACCTGGCGGCGACGGTCCTGGCGACACTGCCGAACACCACGTACGCCGAGCGGCGGGACCCGAGGGACGGCCGCGACGCCGGCAGCGGCACCTGGCGCCGCGCCGTCGAGTTCATCGAGGCCAACGCACATCGCGACATCGCCCTCGCCGACATCGCGGCGTCGATCCCCGTCACGCCGCGTGCGGTCCAGTACGCCTTCACCCGCCACGCCGGCACCACGCCGCTCGGTCATCTGCGCCGCGTCCGGCTGGCCCGTGCGCATGCGGAACTCCTCGCGGCGGACCCGGCGTCCGGGGCGACCGTTTCCGGTGTGGCCGCCCGCTGGGGCTTCGCCCATCAGGGCCGTTTCGCCGCCGCGTACCGGCAGGTGTACGAGGTGGCACCGTCGGTCACCCTCGGTACGAGGTGA
- a CDS encoding STAS domain-containing protein, with amino-acid sequence MTPTDPPSPQNVTVRTRPDATLITLTGVMDLDHVDAFRAVLSAACTGVNAPARVVIHLAGLTFCDSTGLNALLQARLMCTESGRTLTLAGPSPQLSRLLSITGADTVFDITESVGDGTDRSATAF; translated from the coding sequence GTGACCCCGACCGACCCCCCAAGTCCCCAGAACGTCACGGTCCGCACTCGCCCCGATGCCACCCTCATCACGCTCACCGGTGTCATGGACCTCGACCACGTCGACGCCTTCCGCGCCGTGCTGTCGGCTGCCTGCACCGGCGTCAACGCCCCCGCCCGCGTCGTCATCCACCTCGCCGGGCTCACCTTCTGCGACTCCACCGGGCTCAACGCGCTGCTGCAGGCACGCCTGATGTGTACGGAGAGCGGGCGCACGCTGACCCTAGCGGGGCCGAGCCCGCAGCTCTCGCGCCTGTTGAGCATCACGGGCGCCGACACCGTCTTCGACATCACCGAGTCGGTGGGCGACGGCACGGACCGGTCCGCGACCGCGTTCTGA